Proteins from a genomic interval of Thermoanaerobacterium thermosaccharolyticum DSM 571:
- a CDS encoding ABC transporter ATP-binding protein, with product MKKGDFKYIFKIIKPFIAKEIIGFLVIIISTVLSLAKPFVIKLIIDNSIAQKNVHNLIIFNLIFFTIFILVTLLGIIQNYIFTFIGQKLLYNLRMKLYETVINQRITFFNEKQTGEIMSRILNELPNVVNLFSATFINIITQVVTLIVTFSIMYILNKQITLISMIVTPFIFILFRYYNPIFRKINMDFMHIYAKINNVLQENISNIKLLKYTKTYKYSKRRFSVVMHQYIDKTYENLYIQSISNSILSFLFFIPSMVLLLYGGMLVIQGKLTIGSIVALSSYLNQLFQPIQSLANINIDLQKSLAAFRRYREIADINTEIDDISRMEKRNVNKIKIKNITFGYNEKNDIISNLSCEFHKGQEIRITGANGRGKTTLIDIICGLLKPKDGMVLYDDLNIDNIKNTSMKKLIGIIPQDTYLFNDTIKNNIKLGRDIDDNEIISLANKLGFNDIIDGEKVNLNLMLANNGENLSGGQRRKITILRGLIHDPQIIILDEAMTFLDEESKRNLCKYIEEVRANKIIILISHEDVPYIDVDFELEIEYELLKYI from the coding sequence ATGAAAAAAGGTGATTTTAAGTACATATTTAAAATCATAAAGCCATTTATAGCTAAAGAGATTATTGGATTTTTAGTGATCATAATATCGACTGTTTTATCTCTGGCTAAACCATTTGTAATAAAATTAATCATTGATAATTCTATAGCACAAAAGAATGTACATAATTTGATTATATTTAATCTAATATTTTTTACAATATTTATTTTAGTAACATTATTAGGAATAATCCAAAATTATATTTTTACATTTATTGGGCAGAAGTTGTTGTATAATTTAAGGATGAAATTGTATGAAACAGTGATAAATCAAAGAATCACATTTTTTAACGAAAAACAGACAGGTGAGATAATGTCTAGAATATTAAATGAACTGCCAAACGTAGTAAACTTATTTTCAGCAACGTTTATAAATATTATCACTCAGGTTGTTACATTGATAGTAACATTTTCCATTATGTATATTTTAAATAAACAAATAACATTGATTTCAATGATAGTAACGCCGTTTATTTTTATATTGTTTAGATATTATAACCCTATATTTAGGAAAATCAATATGGACTTCATGCACATATATGCTAAAATTAATAATGTCTTACAAGAAAATATTTCTAACATAAAATTATTGAAATATACAAAAACATATAAGTATTCCAAAAGAAGATTTTCAGTTGTGATGCATCAATATATAGATAAAACGTATGAAAATCTTTATATACAAAGCATAAGCAACTCGATTCTTTCATTTTTATTTTTTATACCATCGATGGTATTGCTATTATATGGCGGTATGCTAGTAATACAAGGGAAATTAACAATAGGCAGTATTGTAGCCTTATCATCGTATTTAAACCAACTTTTTCAGCCGATACAATCATTGGCAAATATAAACATAGATTTACAGAAATCTTTAGCAGCTTTTAGAAGATATAGGGAGATTGCTGATATAAATACCGAAATAGATGATATTTCACGTATGGAGAAAAGAAATGTAAATAAGATAAAAATAAAAAATATAACCTTTGGGTACAACGAGAAAAACGACATAATAAGTAATTTATCATGTGAATTTCATAAAGGACAGGAAATAAGAATAACTGGTGCTAACGGAAGGGGAAAGACCACATTAATTGATATAATATGCGGACTTTTGAAACCAAAGGATGGAATGGTTTTATATGATGATTTAAATATTGATAACATTAAAAATACATCAATGAAAAAATTGATTGGTATAATACCTCAGGATACATATCTTTTTAATGATACAATTAAGAACAATATTAAATTGGGAAGAGACATAGACGATAATGAAATAATTTCATTGGCAAATAAATTAGGATTTAATGATATTATTGATGGTGAAAAAGTAAATCTAAATCTCATGCTTGCAAATAATGGAGAAAACTTATCGGGTGGTCAAAGGAGAAAAATAACTATATTAAGAGGATTAATACATGATCCTCAAATAATAATACTTGATGAAGCAATGACATTTTTAGATGAAGAGTCAAAAAGGAATTTATGCAAATACATAGAAGAGGTAAGAGCAAATAAGATAATCATATTGATATCCCATGAAGACGTACCATATATTGATGTTGACTTTGAATTAGAGATTGAGTATGAATT
- a CDS encoding CPBP family intramembrane glutamic endopeptidase, which translates to MILIIVLSNAFHIGHYFVWNTGNFVTILFQNFYFVLVALEEEYLFRIVLYYKVLETIVLKNKALKVIIAILLTNAIFSISHFPITYLVHHGNMNITYFLNVFISGIFASYLYLRTGNIYIASAMHFIGDARIIRIYTYNRLPIYAYFIDNMMVISVIIIEIYNICKYFYNKKIYE; encoded by the coding sequence ATGATTCTTATAATAGTATTATCAAATGCATTTCATATTGGACATTATTTTGTATGGAATACTGGAAACTTCGTGACGATATTATTTCAAAATTTTTATTTTGTTCTTGTAGCATTAGAAGAGGAATATTTATTTAGGATAGTGCTTTATTATAAAGTTTTGGAAACAATTGTTTTGAAGAATAAAGCTTTAAAAGTAATAATTGCTATACTTCTGACAAATGCAATATTTTCGATATCACATTTTCCCATAACGTATTTAGTACATCATGGAAATATGAATATAACATACTTTTTAAATGTATTTATTTCAGGTATTTTTGCAAGTTATTTATATTTACGTACGGGGAATATATATATCGCATCTGCCATGCATTTCATAGGAGATGCTAGGATTATAAGAATTTATACTTATAACAGATTGCCTATTTATGCATATTTTATAGACAATATGATGGTGATTTCTGTTATAATAATTGAAATATACAATATTTGCAAGTATTTTTACAATAAAAAAATCTATGAATAA
- the istB gene encoding IS21-like element helper ATPase IstB: MSEINVAKETIKLYAKQLKLPTFAQYTSIIKRMDSNMGYEEFLIELMKKEVASRQENQQKRRIHKAGFPYLKTLDEFDYTRLKYVEQAFIWELATCEFISKRQNVIMIGNTGTGKTHISIGLGLKACKEGHNVKFYTVANLVTELTEAQEYKKLLKLEKQLEKVDLLILDELSYLCFNRNQADLLFRIISDRSEKGSVIVSTNLEFSRWTEMFENTTMVAALVDRLTFRSHVLNMNGESFRRDNSQIE; this comes from the coding sequence ATGAGTGAAATAAATGTAGCTAAAGAAACAATAAAACTTTATGCCAAACAGCTGAAACTGCCTACTTTTGCACAATACACAAGTATTATTAAACGCATGGATAGCAATATGGGATATGAGGAATTTCTCATAGAATTAATGAAAAAAGAAGTAGCTTCCAGGCAAGAAAATCAGCAAAAGCGTCGCATACACAAAGCGGGATTTCCTTACCTGAAAACCCTTGACGAATTTGATTATACCAGACTCAAATACGTCGAACAAGCCTTTATATGGGAACTTGCCACATGTGAATTTATATCCAAGCGTCAAAATGTCATTATGATAGGAAACACTGGCACAGGCAAAACTCATATTTCAATAGGCTTAGGGCTAAAGGCTTGTAAAGAGGGGCATAACGTAAAATTCTATACCGTTGCAAATCTTGTAACAGAACTTACAGAAGCACAAGAGTACAAAAAGCTTCTAAAACTTGAAAAACAGCTAGAAAAAGTGGACCTGTTAATTCTAGATGAACTATCATATCTATGTTTTAATAGGAACCAAGCTGATTTATTATTCAGGATAATTTCGGATCGTAGTGAAAAAGGAAGTGTAATAGTATCTACGAACCTTGAATTTTCAAGATGGACAGAAATGTTTGAGAATACTACTATGGTTGCAGCATTAGTAGATCGTCTAACCTTCCGTTCACATGTATTAAATATGAATGGAGAATCTTTCAGGCGTGATAATTCGCAAATAGAGTAG
- the istA gene encoding IS21 family transposase, with amino-acid sequence MIIDVNLYQKIREMYTVHQMSQRAIARELKISRNTVRKYCKGDNVPWERKEYSREPDVLTPDVMDFIRQCIKEDEAEGIKKQRHTARRIYHRLVEEKGFKGGESTVRLAVQQLKDEMPKAFIPLQFDPGEAAQVDWGEATVYLDNKKVSINLFCMRLCYSCDIFVMAFYRQNEESFLEGNVKAFEHFGGVPHKLIFDNARVAVKEGFGTHAKPQARYQALSAHYAFKMEFCNPSKGNEKGLVENLVGWVRRNILVPVPRVKDIDELNQILMTNCLKYRSHQIRGHEQTVGQMYEIDKSLLYSLPKYVFDSSKSISVSVDEYSTVRFDRNNYSVPVKYVGKNVSIKAYGNILTIFYRGQEIAKHNRSYGSNKTTYKLEHYIDLLERKPRAVFNAKPVKDHVKQELLEWGQTLPGGAKDMVKVLRLCVDYGSDKLLEIKKQIPAGVTPTVDLIRSYLIKHSIPEKVHKNYRHSKCRRS; translated from the coding sequence GTGATTATCGACGTGAATTTATACCAAAAGATTAGAGAAATGTATACAGTACATCAAATGTCTCAAAGGGCTATAGCAAGGGAATTAAAAATTTCAAGGAATACTGTAAGAAAATACTGCAAAGGTGACAATGTTCCTTGGGAGAGAAAAGAATATTCCCGTGAGCCTGATGTCTTAACTCCTGATGTTATGGACTTTATCAGACAGTGCATTAAAGAAGATGAAGCAGAAGGAATAAAAAAACAACGACATACAGCCAGAAGAATATATCATCGTCTAGTAGAAGAAAAAGGGTTTAAAGGTGGAGAATCCACAGTAAGATTGGCTGTACAACAACTTAAAGATGAGATGCCAAAAGCATTCATCCCACTTCAATTCGACCCTGGAGAAGCAGCACAAGTAGATTGGGGTGAAGCTACTGTGTACCTTGACAACAAAAAAGTTTCTATAAATCTTTTCTGTATGCGACTCTGCTATAGTTGTGATATTTTTGTAATGGCATTTTATCGCCAAAATGAAGAATCATTTTTAGAAGGCAATGTAAAAGCATTTGAACATTTTGGTGGTGTGCCACACAAACTAATCTTTGACAATGCGAGAGTTGCAGTAAAGGAAGGTTTTGGAACTCATGCCAAGCCTCAAGCCCGTTATCAAGCATTGAGTGCACATTATGCATTTAAAATGGAATTCTGCAATCCAAGCAAAGGAAATGAAAAGGGATTGGTAGAAAATCTGGTAGGCTGGGTAAGACGCAACATTTTAGTTCCTGTCCCAAGAGTAAAGGATATTGATGAATTAAATCAGATTCTTATGACAAACTGTTTGAAATACCGTTCCCATCAGATACGCGGCCATGAACAGACAGTCGGCCAAATGTATGAAATAGACAAATCATTATTATACTCACTTCCTAAATATGTATTTGATTCGAGCAAAAGCATATCAGTCAGTGTAGACGAGTATTCAACAGTGCGCTTTGATAGAAACAATTATTCAGTACCAGTAAAATATGTAGGCAAAAATGTCAGTATCAAAGCATATGGGAATATATTAACCATCTTTTATCGTGGACAGGAAATTGCTAAACATAACAGAAGCTATGGTTCCAACAAAACAACTTACAAACTAGAACATTACATAGATCTATTAGAACGAAAACCCAGAGCTGTATTCAATGCGAAGCCCGTAAAGGACCATGTAAAACAAGAATTATTAGAGTGGGGACAAACACTTCCGGGTGGAGCAAAAGACATGGTAAAAGTTCTGAGACTTTGTGTAGACTACGGTTCAGACAAGCTTCTAGAGATAAAAAAGCAAATTCCAGCAGGTGTTACACCTACTGTTGATTTAATCCGCAGTTATCTAATAAAGCACAGCATACCAGAAAAAGTACACAAAAATTATAGACACAGTAAATGTAGAAGAAGTTGA
- a CDS encoding CPBP family intramembrane glutamic endopeptidase gives MFKKFNILILIFFIFVMALYFYQFIMIYLFEGIYYFFNIRNNDPLVMTSSNLVYNFITEILLLILALFLLKKFNYTKYIKTSFKSIIKAFIFMSLSLTFTKYILDIFKIYNIFLLTDFKNIIASWNKIDYIVAISQMILFILVALTEEYLYRVTLYFKISEILNLKSNVLKIVFSIILTNILFSIAHYPIRHYNFSKLFEIFITGIYFSYLFLRTGNIYLACMMHFCFDFPILTTVNIGYYYEEIILLIISIMLIESYYMVKHYYLRLFSRYEQS, from the coding sequence ATGTTTAAAAAATTTAATATTTTAATTTTAATATTTTTTATTTTTGTCATGGCTTTATATTTTTATCAATTTATAATGATATATTTATTTGAAGGTATATATTATTTTTTTAATATTAGAAATAATGATCCATTAGTTATGACAAGTAGTAATTTAGTTTACAATTTTATTACGGAAATTTTGTTGTTAATTTTAGCTTTATTTCTACTAAAAAAATTTAATTATACAAAATATATTAAGACGTCTTTTAAATCTATAATCAAAGCATTCATATTTATGTCATTATCGCTGACATTTACTAAGTATATACTAGATATATTTAAAATATATAATATTTTTTTGTTGACCGATTTTAAGAATATTATTGCAAGTTGGAACAAGATAGACTATATTGTTGCAATATCACAAATGATTTTATTTATTTTAGTTGCTTTAACAGAAGAATATTTATATAGAGTCACTCTTTATTTTAAAATATCTGAAATATTAAATTTAAAAAGCAACGTCTTAAAAATAGTATTTAGTATAATATTAACAAATATTTTATTCTCGATTGCCCATTATCCTATACGTCATTATAATTTTTCTAAACTTTTTGAAATATTTATAACAGGTATCTATTTCAGTTATCTTTTTTTACGAACTGGCAATATATACTTAGCTTGTATGATGCATTTTTGTTTTGACTTTCCGATTTTAACAACAGTTAATATCGGATATTATTATGAGGAAATCATTCTTTTAATAATTTCGATTATGTTAATAGAAAGTTATTATATGGTTAAACACTATTATCTTAGACTATTTAGCAGATACGAACAGAGTTAG
- a CDS encoding SPASM domain-containing protein: MYKPVVCSSISSNSFVIDPEGYLYKCWNVVCNKSFSIGNLKDGIKFKQKEFLEWANWELPDRCLKCEIMPICQSSCPYNTFYNNECSTIKYNIINLLKLFKDYHQFKDISGRR, from the coding sequence TTGTACAAACCTGTTGTATGTAGTTCGATTTCAAGTAATTCATTTGTAATAGACCCAGAAGGATATTTATATAAATGCTGGAATGTAGTATGTAACAAATCGTTTTCTATAGGCAATTTGAAGGATGGAATTAAGTTTAAGCAAAAAGAATTTTTGGAATGGGCAAATTGGGAGTTACCAGACAGATGCTTGAAATGTGAAATTATGCCGATATGTCAAAGCAGTTGTCCGTATAACACATTTTATAATAATGAATGCAGCACTATTAAGTATAATATAATAAATTTATTAAAATTATTTAAAGATTATCACCAATTTAAAGATATTAGTGGAAGGAGGTGA
- a CDS encoding radical SAM protein, which yields MKPSRFTIELDIDGSKYLYNSLSNAYAKIDEDHYETYLKIKNNDTDYDEKMSIDLYNGGFVINDNEDEIGYMNFFEKVMRYGSSSLGLTIAPTLQCNFRCKYCYEIHENLFMSDDVQKLLIEFVTKNISRYKNISVSWYGGEPLLALSIIRDLSKRLIKIAEANNVIYESGIISNGYLLTKSVAQILKDECKISSVQITLDGIREIHDINRPLENGQGTFDVIFQNLRNIIEILNVSIRINISKDNYQQLFQLLDILNDEGILDKIHIYIAPVSSVENTESKKIQYMCLNKSDFADIEIEFIKYLIEKKLI from the coding sequence ATGAAACCATCAAGATTTACAATTGAACTTGATATTGATGGAAGTAAATATTTATATAATTCGCTAAGTAATGCTTATGCGAAAATTGATGAAGACCATTATGAAACATATTTAAAAATTAAGAATAATGATACTGATTATGACGAAAAAATGTCGATAGACTTATATAATGGTGGATTTGTCATTAATGATAATGAAGATGAAATTGGATATATGAATTTTTTTGAAAAAGTTATGAGATATGGAAGTAGTTCATTAGGCTTGACTATAGCCCCTACATTGCAATGCAATTTCAGATGTAAATATTGTTATGAAATACACGAAAATTTATTTATGTCTGATGATGTACAAAAATTATTGATTGAATTTGTTACTAAAAATATAAGTAGGTATAAAAATATTTCAGTCTCTTGGTATGGTGGTGAGCCATTATTAGCTCTATCTATTATAAGGGATTTATCCAAAAGATTAATAAAAATTGCAGAAGCAAATAATGTTATATATGAGTCAGGAATAATATCAAATGGTTATTTATTGACAAAAAGTGTAGCTCAAATATTAAAAGATGAATGTAAAATTAGCAGTGTGCAGATAACATTAGATGGGATAAGAGAGATTCATGATATTAATAGACCGTTAGAAAATGGTCAAGGTACATTTGATGTTATCTTTCAAAATTTAAGAAATATAATAGAAATTTTAAATGTATCCATCAGAATTAATATTTCGAAAGATAATTATCAACAATTATTTCAATTATTAGATATACTGAACGATGAAGGGATTTTAGATAAGATTCATATTTATATAGCTCCGGTTTCGAGTGTAGAAAATACTGAAAGTAAAAAAATTCAATACATGTGTCTTAACAAAAGTGATTTTGCAGACATTGAAATAGAATTTATAAAATATTTAATAGAAAAAAAGTTAATATAA
- a CDS encoding HutP family protein, whose product MKEIRSIDVARVAIRMAMSRREDEALLKEEYGKEGIKVAAVDYGGEYINSISKIIERAVVAAKREGVVEDNHVGEGAVAGATHEAIMQIKDKAMGLNIGGKIGIAFYGEHLCVCAFFAVGMLNLNEVAIGLGHRSLKY is encoded by the coding sequence ATGAAAGAAATAAGAAGCATAGATGTTGCAAGAGTAGCCATAAGGATGGCCATGTCAAGGAGAGAGGATGAAGCTTTGTTAAAGGAAGAGTATGGAAAGGAAGGCATCAAGGTAGCTGCAGTAGATTATGGCGGTGAATACATTAACTCAATTTCAAAGATAATAGAGAGGGCAGTTGTAGCGGCAAAAAGAGAAGGTGTTGTGGAGGATAACCATGTGGGTGAAGGCGCTGTTGCAGGTGCAACACATGAAGCCATAATGCAGATAAAAGATAAAGCTATGGGGCTTAATATAGGTGGCAAAATTGGGATAGCATTTTATGGTGAGCATTTGTGCGTCTGTGCATTTTTTGCTGTTGGAATGTTAAATTTAAATGAAGTTGCCATTGGATTAGGGCATAGATCTCTTAAGTATTGA
- a CDS encoding DUF554 domain-containing protein — protein MIGTLVNAASIVAGSIAGTLFKIGIPERVKTTVMHAISLSVLIIGFDSALKFKNLLLVIISLSIGGILGEILDIEKKLNEFGNFLERRLARSSENKISEGFVTASLIYCVGAMAIVGALKDGLQGDHSILFAKSMLDGISSIIFASTLGIGVMISSISVLVYQGFITICASILKDLLTANVIADMSAIGGVLIIGISLNMLNLTKIKIGNLLPSIFIPIVYETILKIF, from the coding sequence ATGATAGGAACGCTGGTTAATGCAGCTTCTATAGTTGCAGGAAGTATTGCAGGTACTTTATTTAAGATTGGTATTCCTGAGAGAGTAAAAACAACAGTTATGCATGCCATATCTTTAAGTGTATTGATAATAGGATTTGATAGTGCCTTAAAATTTAAAAATTTACTGCTTGTGATAATAAGTTTGAGTATAGGCGGTATTTTAGGTGAAATATTAGATATTGAGAAAAAGCTTAATGAGTTTGGAAATTTTTTAGAAAGAAGATTAGCGAGAAGTAGTGAAAATAAGATAAGCGAAGGCTTTGTTACAGCAAGCCTCATATACTGTGTTGGTGCGATGGCGATTGTGGGCGCATTGAAAGACGGTTTGCAGGGAGACCACAGTATTTTATTTGCTAAGTCTATGCTTGACGGCATATCATCTATAATATTTGCATCGACATTAGGGATAGGCGTCATGATATCATCCATTAGCGTCCTTGTGTATCAAGGTTTCATAACTATATGCGCATCGATCCTTAAAGACTTGCTGACTGCTAACGTGATTGCGGACATGTCTGCCATTGGGGGTGTTTTGATAATAGGCATATCATTAAATATGCTGAATTTGACGAAAATAAAGATTGGGAATCTGCTTCCGTCAATATTTATACCTATTGTATACGAAACAATACTAAAGATATTTTAA
- a CDS encoding DNA-3-methyladenine glycosylase family protein: MRYLVEMSGSKVIVHGIKDFNLKETLECGQCFRWNEEDDGSYTGVAFDRVINVKLDGDILTIDNTTLADFNDIWYDYFDLGRDYGKIKEALSQDEILRAAIKYGEGIRILRQDTWETLISFIISQNNRIPQIKKVIENLSRAFGHPIVYKNKTYYTFPKVQDIIMADEESLNNSKCGFRSKYIIDAALKVFNDEINLFELQLYDTHEVRNILMSIRGVGPKVADCVILYSIGRYEAFPTDVWIKRVVEFLYLKRKTNNADVQSFAKEKFGDLSGFAQQYLFNYAKDHVSKDIFRERKN, from the coding sequence ATGAGATATTTAGTAGAAATGTCCGGTTCTAAGGTTATAGTGCATGGAATCAAGGATTTTAACCTTAAAGAGACATTAGAATGTGGACAATGTTTCAGATGGAATGAAGAAGATGATGGAAGTTATACGGGGGTTGCGTTTGACAGGGTAATAAATGTAAAATTAGATGGAGATATATTGACGATTGATAATACCACTTTGGCAGATTTTAATGATATATGGTATGACTATTTTGACTTAGGGAGAGACTATGGAAAAATCAAAGAAGCCCTTTCGCAAGATGAAATCTTAAGAGCGGCTATAAAGTACGGTGAAGGTATAAGGATTTTAAGACAGGATACGTGGGAGACACTCATATCCTTCATAATATCTCAAAATAACAGAATACCTCAGATAAAAAAAGTCATAGAAAATTTAAGCAGGGCATTTGGGCATCCTATCGTATATAAAAATAAGACTTATTATACATTTCCAAAAGTGCAGGACATAATAATGGCAGATGAAGAATCATTAAATAACAGCAAGTGCGGATTTAGATCAAAGTATATAATTGATGCGGCTTTAAAAGTATTTAATGACGAAATCAATCTTTTTGAGCTGCAGCTTTACGATACACACGAAGTAAGAAATATACTTATGAGCATAAGAGGAGTTGGGCCTAAAGTTGCAGACTGTGTAATTCTTTATTCAATCGGAAGATATGAAGCATTTCCAACAGATGTGTGGATAAAGCGCGTTGTTGAGTTTTTATACCTTAAAAGAAAGACAAATAATGCAGATGTACAAAGTTTTGCCAAAGAGAAGTTTGGAGATTTGTCTGGTTTTGCTCAGCAGTATCTATTTAACTATGCAAAAGACCATGTTTCAAAAGATATATTTAGAGAGAGGAAAAATTAA
- a CDS encoding Asp23/Gls24 family envelope stress response protein, which produces MKVYSFVGASGSGKSHHASFVAGKYGIKYIIDDGLLICENRIVSGFSAKREKTKLKAIRRAIFTEEEHVKEVKKSLDELKPDKILIIGTSDKMVDRIAERLSLPPVSERIYIENILSPEEIEVARKKRYEEGKHVIPVPTFEVKKHFSGYFIDPLRIFRRKEMDFEKTVVRPYYSYLGKYTISENVINSIVVNEAKKFDGIYKINKVITENYPEGIIIKIEIVMVHGTPINSVLRGAIKKIKSVVEYMTSLNVLDIKIHVKALYISNN; this is translated from the coding sequence TTGAAAGTATATTCTTTTGTCGGTGCTAGTGGAAGTGGTAAAAGCCATCATGCATCTTTTGTCGCAGGAAAATATGGCATAAAGTATATCATTGATGATGGGCTTTTGATATGCGAAAACAGGATTGTGTCAGGATTTTCGGCAAAAAGGGAAAAGACGAAGCTTAAAGCTATAAGGAGAGCAATATTTACAGAAGAAGAACATGTAAAAGAGGTAAAAAAATCGTTGGATGAACTTAAACCGGACAAAATATTGATAATTGGAACATCAGATAAAATGGTGGATAGGATTGCTGAAAGGCTATCGCTGCCGCCTGTGTCAGAGAGAATTTATATAGAAAATATTTTATCACCTGAAGAAATAGAGGTGGCCAGAAAAAAAAGGTATGAAGAAGGAAAGCATGTAATACCAGTGCCAACATTTGAGGTTAAAAAACATTTTTCAGGATATTTTATAGACCCACTGAGGATATTTCGGCGCAAAGAGATGGATTTTGAAAAGACGGTAGTAAGGCCATATTACAGTTATCTTGGTAAATATACAATATCTGAAAATGTGATTAACAGCATTGTAGTTAACGAGGCAAAAAAATTTGATGGCATTTATAAAATAAATAAAGTTATAACAGAGAACTACCCTGAAGGGATAATAATAAAAATAGAGATTGTCATGGTACATGGCACACCTATAAACAGCGTTTTAAGAGGAGCTATAAAGAAGATAAAAAGTGTCGTTGAATACATGACGTCTTTAAATGTGCTGGACATAAAAATTCATGTAAAGGCACTTTATATTAGCAATAATTAA
- a CDS encoding sensor histidine kinase gives MYMIFITFMFNNSMYYQQKIIIPADFELFLFFTIVVINVLVFTIIRMIYINGENEYQYIINDFKLRFIEEQNNLYRKNKHELRNKILVLYELIRQMKYEDAEEFLMTYIDDINNSLIKVDTGNDIIDLLLYSKISAAIEKNISVNFICTVDLKYSKKVTNDICSVLGNLLDNAIEECDRLKNNKRIEIMLKSDPVDYIFIVKNTCGEISEDVKRNILSGGFTTKGDGRGTGLSIVKDIVYSYNGDINIKIDDKYFDVTVEIPSYKLNEK, from the coding sequence ATGTACATGATTTTTATAACGTTTATGTTCAACAATAGCATGTATTATCAGCAGAAAATTATTATACCGGCTGATTTTGAATTGTTTTTATTTTTTACGATTGTAGTTATAAATGTCTTGGTTTTTACGATTATAAGGATGATTTATATAAATGGGGAAAATGAGTATCAATACATTATAAATGATTTTAAACTAAGATTTATAGAAGAACAAAACAACTTATACAGAAAGAATAAACATGAATTGAGAAATAAGATTTTAGTTTTATACGAATTGATAAGACAGATGAAGTATGAAGATGCCGAAGAGTTTTTAATGACTTATATAGATGATATAAATAACAGCCTTATAAAAGTAGATACTGGAAACGATATAATAGATCTGCTTTTATATTCAAAAATAAGCGCTGCTATAGAGAAAAATATTTCGGTGAACTTTATATGTACTGTGGATTTAAAATACTCGAAAAAAGTAACAAATGATATTTGTTCAGTTTTAGGAAACTTGTTAGATAACGCCATTGAAGAATGTGATAGGTTAAAAAATAATAAGCGAATAGAAATAATGCTTAAAAGCGATCCAGTTGACTACATCTTTATAGTGAAAAACACATGTGGTGAAATTAGTGAAGATGTAAAAAGAAATATTTTAAGTGGTGGCTTTACAACAAAAGGTGATGGAAGAGGAACTGGATTATCTATTGTTAAAGATATAGTATATAGCTATAATGGTGATATTAACATAAAGATTGATGATAAATATTTTGATGTAACAGTTGAAATACCATCTTATAAATTAAATGAGAAATAA